A genomic segment from Vicugna pacos chromosome 17, VicPac4, whole genome shotgun sequence encodes:
- the AMT gene encoding aminomethyltransferase, mitochondrial translates to MMQRTVSMVSRLGLRLQAPPLALGRPLSCAQDVLRRTPLYDFHLAHGGKMVAFAGWSLPVQYRDSHIDSHLHTRRHCSLFDVSHMMQTKIFGRDRVKLMESLVVGDIAELRPDQGTLSLFTNEAGGILDDLIVTNTSEGHLYVVSNAGCWEKDLALMQDRVRELHNMGSDVGLEVIDNALLALQGPTAAQVLQAGVADDLRKLPFMTSAVMEVFGVSGCRVTRCGYTGEDGVEISVPAVEAVRLATALLENPEVKLAGLAARDSLRLEAGLCLYGNDIDEHTTPVEGSLSWTLGKRRRAAMDFPGASVIVPQLKGKVQRRRVGLTCEGAPVRMHNAILSTEGTVIGTVTSGCPSPCLKKNVAMGYVPYEYSRPGTPLLVEVRRKQQVAVVSKMPFVPTNYYTLK, encoded by the exons ATGATGCAGCGGACTGTGAGCATGGTGTCCCGTTTGGGCTTGCGTCTGCAGGCGCCCCCCTTGGCCCTGGGCCGTCCGCTCAGTTGTGCACAG GACGTGCTCCGCAGGACACCACTCTATGACTTCCACCTGGCACATGGCGGGAAGATGGTGGCATTCGCGGGCTGGAGCCTGCCAGTGCAGTACCGGGACAGCCACATTGACTCACACCTGCACACACGCCGGCACTGCTCACTCTTTGACGTGTCCCACATGATGCAG ACCAAGATATTTGGCCGTGACCGGGTGAAGCTGATGGAGAGTCTAGTGGTTGGCGATATTGCTGAGCTAAGGCCAGATCAG GGGACACTGTCGCTGTTTACCAATGAGGCTGGAGGCATCTTAGATGACTTGATTGTGACCAACACTTCTGAAGGACACCTATATGTGGTGTCTAATGCTGGCTGCTGGGAGAAGGACCTGGCCCTCATGCAG GACAGGGTTAGAGAGCTTCATAACATGGGCAGTGATGTAGGCCTGGAGGTGATAGATAATGCTCTGCTAGCCCTGCAAG GCCCCACTGCGGCACAGGTGCTCCAGGCTGGTGTGGCAGATGACCTGAGGAAACTGCCCTTCATGaccagtgctgtgatggaggTGTTTGGCGTGTCTGGCTGCCGTGTGACCCGCTGTGGCTACACAGGAGAGGATGGTGTGGAG ATCTCTGTGCCGGCAGTGGAGGCAGTCCGCCTGGCAACAGCTCTGTTGGAAAACCCAGAGGTGAAGCTGGCTGGGCTGGCAGCCCGGGACAGCCTGCGCCTGGAGGCAGGCCTCTGCCTGTATGGGAATGACATTGATGAACACACCACGCCTGTGGAAGGCAGCCTCAGTTGGACACTGG GGAAGCGCCGCCGAGCTGCCATGGACTTCCCAGGAGCCTCAGTCATTGTTCCCCAGCTGAAGGGCAAGGTGCAGCGGAGGCGTGTGGGGTTAACGTGTGAGGGGGCTCCTGTGCGGATGCACAACGCCATCCTGAGCACGGAGGGCACCGTGATTG GTACTGTGACCAGTGGCTGCCCCTCGCCCTGCCTGAAGAAGAATGTGGCAATGGGTTATGTGCCCTATGAATATAGTCGGCCAGGTACCCCACTGCTGGTAGAGGTGCGGCGGAAGCAGCAGGTGGCTGTGGTCAGCAAGATGCCCTTTGTGCCCACAAACTACTACACCCTTAAGTAA
- the NICN1 gene encoding nicolin-1, which yields MSRVSVPCHVKGTVALQVGDVRTSQGRPGVLVIDVTFPSVAPFELQEITFKNYYTAFLTIRVRQHTSTHTPAKWVTCLRDYCLMPDPHSEEGAQEYVSLFKHQMLCDMARVLELRLILRQPSPLWLSFTVEELQIYQQGPKSPSMTFPKWLSHPVPCEQSAPLLEGLPEPSRVSSEVQQMWALTEMIRASHASTRIGRFDVDGCYDLNLLSYT from the exons ATGTCCCGCGTGTCAGTGCCTTGCCATGTGAAAGGCACTGTGGCCCTGCAGGTGGGCGACGTGCGGACCTCCCAAGGCCGGCCTGGCGTGCTGGTCATCGATGTCACCTTCCCCAGCGTCGCGCCCTTCGAG TTGCAGGAGATCACGTTTAAGAATTACTACACAGCCTTTCTGACCATCCGTGTTCGCCAGCACACCTCAACACACACTCCGGCCAAATGGGTGACCTGCCTACGAGACTACTGCCTGATGCCTGACCCACACAGTGAGGAGGGAGCCCAGGAGTATGTATCGCTGTTCAAGCACCAG aTGCTGTGTGACATGGCCAGAGTACTGGAGCTGCGCCTGATTCTGCGACAGCCATCGCCACTTTGGCTGTCTTTCACGGTGGAGGAGCTGCAGATCTACCAGCAGGGACCAAAG AGTCCTTCCATGACCTTCCCCAAGTGGCTCTCCCACCCAGTGCCTTGTGAGCAGTCTGCTCCCCTTCTTGAG GGTCTCCCAGAACCCAGCAGGGTATCCTCCGAGGTACAGCAGATGTGGGCGCTGACAGAGATGATCCGGGCCAGTCACGCCTCCACGAGGATCGGCCGCTTTGAT GTGGATGGCTGTTATGACCTGAACTTGCTCTCCTACACTTGA